Below is a genomic region from Medicago truncatula cultivar Jemalong A17 chromosome 3, MtrunA17r5.0-ANR, whole genome shotgun sequence.
aacttttgttgtttttaattctTGCACGTTTTGTGTTATAATGTTTTCATACACGTTTTTAATTCTTACAGGTTTAGGTATTTTTAAtgataatgcataatatttaTAAGGTCTGGGTTTAAACCCCAGATATCACTAAAAAAGCAATCCCAACTTAATACCTTAAATTTATAATGTTAAATTTTTACCATTAAGTATTCAGTGTGATTTAATTGAAGGAACatgtaaaaagaaaacatataccatccaaacattataattaattatttaaattatttcaacaaaTTGATTGTTCTTAAGTAATTAATGAATTTCATCAAATGATAAATCGTGTGGTAGAACCCAAATTTGATTCCCGGATAAAATTATGGGCTAGAATTTACTAATCTATCCTCCTGACCAAACtctaaattactaaaatatgtTACTTACCTTTCAACCTAACTACATATTATTAAGACTCCTTCCCCTAAGAACCATATGcttaacacaaaaatataatattaatcctattttacaattttcttcgtcaaattgattttgaattttgttttaagataatttatttcaatttggtagtcaatcatcatttttttaatttatttagataaATATTAATATGCATAACACAAATCATAAGCTTAAACATGTATGAACCTGAAAATGTCACAACAACACCCTTGTTTATTCTTCAAATTACATACATATGCTAGCTTTATTCCTAACCACCCTTGTTtattctaattaaaaaaaaaaaaaaaaaaaaactccatttATTCTTTAAATTTCACCACTAGCATTATACCGAAATCTCATTTGAACAATATTTAGTTGATGAATCAACCAATTGTTGGAGTCTTAATGAGCTTATTAGATTGATCAACATACAATCGAACTCTTTGGGTGTTATAATCAGCAGTAACAAAATAGCCAGGTGGCACCACTCGAATTTCAACTCCATTCATctcttcctttattttcctctCTGCTTCTTCTGCTGTCACACCAACTAGCTCAGACCAATTTCTTCTTGTTGGATTATTTCTCCctgaaattaattatttaatcttatttcaaatcatttttatatttatgagaaagccaaaatatatattcaatatCACTATTTAAATCAAAAGATTGTTAGTTCCCGTGACGATGGATCAATTGGTATCGAGTTTAAACTCGAATTCTCCACTTATTCACGAgtgaatttttaattattaggttatctgacaaaaaaaaaacattagaacTCACTTGGCAAGGGTTCATTTACTGCTCCTGAGGAGGATAAGTTCCTTGTCCTTGTTTTTCCTCTGCCATGAATACCTCTCAAGAGGATGAAActtatgagtaaatagtcaatttccctcttaaaattataagtttcatcaattaccccccctgaaattaacaaaacttcaattacccccctgaaatttcacaacgttagtcaatttaccccctccgtcaaatttttctgttagtggacatgatgttttgcaaataccccccatgaagttttgcacttatgtgcaaaatgccccccaaacttaaaaatttatattattcttttcttaaaaacaaacaattaatagttaaatattaaagctaactattaagtTTGGAGTTTGAAAAAACTACATACAtgtatacatcaaaatagggaaaaatatgtatttttaaagtgacaataatggttatttctaatagacaaattattatttttagaggtttataaacaaattaataatcagatttaaatttatattttctccttaaccatcttagtcttttaactcctccaactccttcaacatttgctcaaaccatttaaactacacaacccccaatattaatccacaaatcatcccattattgtcactttaaaaaatacatatttttttcccatttttgagcctattttgatgtatatatgcatgtagttttcccaaattccaaaattaatagttagttttaatatttaactattacactaactattaattgtatgtttttaagaaaaaaataatataaatttttaagttttgagggcattttgcacataagtgcaaaacttcaggggggggtatttgcaaaatgtcatgttcactaacagaaaaatttgacggagggggtaaattgaccaACGTTGTGAAATTACATGGGGATAATTGAAggtttgttaatttcaggaaggtaattgatgaaacttacaatttcagaagggaaattgactatttactcaaactTATATCTTAGAGTGTGAACTTCGAAATATTTATAAGCCAAAAAAGTTGATTCCAAAACGGCACCTCTATTTGACTGGACATTTAATTAATGGGACAAATAAGCTGATTTTTTCAATGTTGTATGCCTCGATTTGGAGGTGTCACATTAgctaacttctttttttaagccataaggaatttttttttttaaggtaaggAATAAAGTATATTGAAACACCTCTTTTTGAAAACCAATAtgtaaaacaaaagaataaatatcATCCTCTATAGAGacatttgagaatctttaaaatagaaaaatattcaaaacacTTTTTAAAGAACCGTCACTACTCTTTTTTGACGGGCTCGTGCCTTTTCaaaatatcctttttttttgcaattttctttcaaaaagattttaattttaaagcaaATTAAATAAACCagatttttttactcaattaaataaaagataaacatTCATTTAAAAGAAAAGTTTAATTAAAATACTCTTTTTTGATGGATCAATGCCTTTTTcgcattttctttcaaaaaaaggtaaaattttaaaacatattaaataaaacagagtttttttactcaattaaataaaagataaacattcaaaagaaaagttaaattaaaaaaagaattacaaaAATGATAACGTAGATTTACCTAAATGCCAGTTAAGCTACTTTCACGTAATTCCATAAAATTTCGTAGATTTTTTTAGCTAAATGACAAAGCAAATGATGCAATGATGAAGATTACCTATTAATTTTACTTAACCATgaagaaatcaaagaaaataaattgagccatcaatttattttaagtttgttAAGTTTGTTACTTGTATGACTATGTTTAATGTTCTCAAACGCTCTTGACATTATAAGTCCCACCTACATCTGGATGAGGAATGTTGAATGTAGGGATCTATGGAACCGTAGCTGGAATAAGTATTACTTTGTTTGGTGTCGCGAGTATAAACCTTAAATAGTCTTTGATCTAGGAACATATAGGATGTAGTCGAAGGATCCTAATTGTCGTCATCAATTTGTTAaaaaccattatttttttattaaccaaTCTTGTAAAATCCCCCAAATTTACTgcttttattataaatttagttAATTGCCCAGTTGAAAAGAACAATATGGAGACGATAACTTAATACATTATTACTTGAAAAAGGTTTAGTGAACTTGCCAAATTTATCTTCATATATAATAACAACAGTGCTTAAAGTTTGTGTCTGATCATGGATACGTAGGTATTTTGCCTTTATTATCGTTCTTTATCAAATACTTATATATGTAAATCCTCTTAGAGTACAAAGCCTTCAATACAAGGTTCtggaaattataaaaataaaaattcaattaatggattccaacaaaatgaataaatcaTAGTCCATACATATTCTTAAAGGACTTTTGTGTACTCTCTTGGTTCTTGCACAACATACAAAATCACTTGGGATTAGGTTTTTATTTGAACTACGGTCTAACACATTTATAAATACCGTTGACACACTTCACGACCAAATAAGACGGACACATATTTTTTGCACAATCATCATCTCTGAAACATTTTCTACGACCAACCGTTTCaatgaaaaaagagaataaaaaaatgtaactaaaATAAGATGAAATTATTTTGTAAGAAGTAAAGAAGTaaattataaaagataaaaaaaaaaggattaccGTCAATATTTTTTGCAGCAATAAATGAgcaaagaaatataattataacacaTATAAACTTGAAACTTTCAGCCATATTCTCCAACTCTATGTAACAGTTGGTTTTATCactttataattttcaatgctCATCCTCTACTTAGGTATTCATTTTATGTATCTTTAAATGGCCCTTGTGAAGTTGTAAAAAGCCTTTTataaaattacaacaattattttatatattttcaaatgtttctttgagggttttggttcATGTTCCCTCTCTCTTTTGTTTTGTATATCTTTTATCTTCCATAATATATTATGGGATTGCAGCTCTTGCTGCAATttccttgtttaaaaaaaatggcccTTGTAAAGTTTAAGAAATCTTTTATAAAATTAGAACCATTATTAAATGTATATCCATGTCTTGTGTTTGTCCCTTCAACACACTtagtaaaaagaaaacttaattaaaaaattgaccAATCATAAGAgttcattatatttttaataaatttcaaaaattgtatAAGCTTTGATGACCGAGAAAGGGAAAATCTCAAAATATGAATAATAACCTAATAAATGTGGATTATTATCTTTAAATTATCAACTTAATATAATGATGTCTTGAGTGATTTCATGATCTAAATCATCTAATATGtgtcaatatataattttataaattaatttaattttaattgttatttagtCATTTTTCATTATTGATGCTTGTTATGGTTGGTTTGTTAGACCGAAATTAGTTGCATAACAAAGCACCTAATTTTTTAGGATAACAAAGAATGTACAATGCATGTATGAGAACACTTAGGATAATGTTTGTTTAGATGTGCAAAATATTTTAAGTATAAGAGAAGTTTTGCTTTTGGACCAAGCTAAAGCTCTCGACACCGGTCAACACTCTGAACAACTTGTTAACACTTTGGACCTTGATAAATCTTATGTCAAAGATAAATACTATGATTTCTACTACTAATATGAAGGTAAACTATGTGGAAGTCAATGTTGTGGTTTGAGGCTCTAGATTAAGATCGTTTGTTAGCATTGACTCAAGGTCTCATTATCGATGCCTAAAATTACTCTTTGCTAAGAAAGGAAACATTGTTCTGACTTGTGTACTACTAATATGAAGGTAAACTATGTGGAAGTCAATGTTGTGGTTTGAGGCTCTAGATTAAGATCGTTTGTTAGCATTGACTCAAGGTCTCATTATCGATGCCTAAAATTACTCTTTGCTAAGAAAGGAAACATTGTTCTGACTTGTGAAAAggactaaaatttattaagagcATCATTGATGAAAATGAATGGTTGATATGCTGACTGCAATTAATCAAGAATAATTGAATATTCAatcaaatactccctccgtcccataatataagcaaaaaaaaactcattttcattgtcccaaaatataagcaaaaaagacaaacatttatcctatttaatcttgttttttttaaaatctctttttcaagaaaaacttttgtttattctcataaaattaaatgcaaattacattcaattttctctctctttcattttttgcatAACCAAtggccaatgaaaattgtttttacttcTTCCTGTAACActttttccaaagaaaacacaaaaaattatactccaaattcttatactttagttttcttaataagtgtgattctttattttttgcttataatttggaacggatggagtattcaAATACAAGATATCTTCAACACCAAGCTTCAGCTATATATAAATACGAAGTTTGATCGAATAAGGTCTAAACACTTGAACATAttcacatacatacatatacaagTGTAACCTGTTCATATACTCTTTTAATTATATACatacttatttataatatattgtcCTCTAAAGGAACCACTTGTGTAACACCGTTGAACcccacaaaaaatatttaatgcaaataaatcatttaattaaaagaatTCAAGATGTTACgttatcattttctcaaaaacatgcataatttgtttttcataaatcctgcagcagaataaaaacatcttaaataaataatatataaagaaattaattaaataaaattctaaaatcGGGTCGTTATACATGTGAGTTCCGACAGTGTTAAAATTGTatgtttcttttccttttcgGATGTTTGCTTCTATGTAAGATGTCCTGGAACTCGAGAATAGAATTCCTCCCTTTATAATGCCTcctgaggcctcttgaatcttcattcttcatcttcccaAGATCTTCACAGATCTTCGGATGTCTTGCATTGCCTAtatgcatgatttcttcgtgaatttaCGACAAAACATCCTAAAATTTCTAAGTTTCAGAAAGAACATAATTACATACTCAAATAtggaaaacattacaaatgtccATAAATTTTAAGTAAATTATTCTAATACTCCTCTTTTGTGCTTGTTAAACCTACTGAAATTGACTGAAAAACGTGTAAAGAATAACGTAATATGACATATCATCAATAGTCACGCGACAATATATCTATTTTTGGAAGGTGATCAACGAAAACATCGCTGATATAGCCAAGAGTGGGTATCCTTGGAACACACTTGTCTTCTTCATGAACTCTTGTGGAGAGTGGGTGTTCTAGTATGTGACATGGAGGATGATCCTCAGCAGAAAATTGATTAAGAAATTAGCCATTAAAAAATTTACGATTTTGAGGCtatcaaacaaatcaaataaagtTTAACTTGATCTAGCAACCGACTATTTAATGCTTTCACATAGTCATATAGTAAAAGGTGATATTTTCCTCTATAATcacaagaacaacaaaaaatattgttggaaaaatgattaaaatgtgATACCCTAAACCAAAAGTGATTTAATTACACAATTTGTAAAACTAAACTTATTTAGTGAAAGCACTGTGTCTTCGGAGATTTCCATCTCCATAATATTACTCAATAATAAGATAGATCAAATTTTAATACAAGTATTAGAAAATAGTACAAAGAAACTAACACAATGGAGCTAGTTTACAACATATGTCTCAGGATTTGTCTTATAGAATATAAATGAACGCTTAGAGAACTAAAAAGATGGAGAAAATGATTATTAGGCTTATTTGGAGCAAGATCTAATAACTCAAACGAATCTTAATATGAGCACACTCAACAGAAAAGTATGCATAAAAACAAGCACTCAATCTTTGTTAAGTTCACTTTTTGTATGACTATGCTTAATGTTCTCAAACACTCGTGAGAATATAAGTCCCTACTATATTTAGAGAAGGAATATTGCACGTAGGGGTCTATGGAACCATAGCTGGAACAGGTCTTAATTTGTTAGGTGTCGCGAGTATAAACATTAAATACTCTTTGATCTTGGAACATGGGATATCCAATAAGGACATATAAGAGGTATTTGAATAATCTAATTAATCGTCGTCATCAATCTATTTCAgaccattattttttattctcaaaCAACCATTCTTGTAAAAGCTCtccaatttatttcttttatcatAAGTTTAGTTAATTACCGAGTTGAAAACAACAATCTATGTGGAGACGATAACttacaacttttttatttttacttgaaAAAATTTGATGTACTTGTTAAAATTTGTCAAcatctatacctattaataaatGCAATACATTTTTGGTCTAGCCTATTTTATTTCCTATTTTACCCCTAATTAATTGCAAATATTCCATAATATAAACGGTTAAAAGTTAAGTTGGTTACATTACCAtgtttgaaaatcaaaatataacttCTTTCCCTTACAATCTCCTTTCCATTACAACATTCTGCCACAATTTTCATTCTACCATTTTTTTCAGTAGCACCATTTCATTCCATTGATATTATTACCTTCCCATTAAATTTAAAGTCATGCTTGCTCACTACATGCGTGCAGCTTTCAGGCCTTTACAACTTACAAGGCTATGCGTTCCTTCCAATGACTTTCTTctttatattatcttttttttttttgtgaagaattcTCTTATATTATCTCTCTCAATTTCtatctcaaaataaaacaatgacgattttatttcaatcattagttttttttaaggaatcatcAACTTTTTTATACTTGTTACATTTATCATTGAAGTACATATAATAGGGTGATTTATGgcagtttctctctctttctatttGACAATTGCAAATGAGAATTGAGGATTGACCagttctattgtttttcttctcagggcaaaaaacaaaaaaacgaaAGAAAATGAGAGACGTTCCAAATTACAATTGCAAGAGAGACGTTTCATCCAAAGATAAAGAGGAAAGCATGACAGGGTTTCACCAAGTTTCTATATTTCTTTTCCCTTTTATCAtccatttattttaacaaaGAGAAATATACATTTCATCCATTTGACAATAGGGTACATACTTTCATAAtacatttcttatttttaatttcgaTTTCAGTATGAATTTAGTTGGTGATTTTATTGgtcaaatttttgtttctattatatccttcaTTGACTTTTTCTTCAAACTTCCCTTACAATGATTTATTGTATTCATTTGTTTTCCTTTAGTTTTCATATGCAATTCCAATTATATTTTAATCCCTTTTTTAGTGTGGAAAATTGATGTAACTTCTATTATGTTTCAATCTTCtaatcttcctttttttttgtttgaacatGAATCTTCTAACcttaatttgttttcatttttttcttcatgaaagtGGTTTTTCTATTATCATATTCCATAACTATTAATGGGAACAAGAATGAGACGACCATGAAATGTTAGTAGGTTACTGTTAACTCTCTTACTTTGTGTGTTGTGCTTCTACGATTTTTAATATTCATCCATGTCTTTTTTTTGGTCATGTATTCATCCATGTCTTTTTATACTAAGATCACACACTTTCTTCTTTtaccattattttttcttcgtttctatttttttttaaatttggagattttgttctacggtttttttcttttaccattATAAAACTGTTCAGATTTTGTTCATAACAATGTGATCAATTTCAAAAaccatattattatttaaagtatCTACATTAAATAtgttgacaacattttgtaacCAAGGTCGACCTGTTTATGAAAATGTAGGTATTTTGTGAATTGATATAGAATGATTTGTTGTTATCTTTCAAGAAGCCGGTGGTTGCACGTGTTTGGTAAAAACGAACAAATTGAGAGAGCGGGTTAGAGGGAAATGGTACAATTTTAATACTATTATTtcagtttttgacttttgaactttaacgtgtttttttttttaacaagctaaaATTTTTGAACTTTAACCTTAACtgtcttttttttcatttactaTTTGTTTTCTATCAACATCGGTTCAATGTGAGATGAAAGACAAGGTAGAGAAAGAGAAGGGACAAACTAATATTTAAGGAAAATAGGGAGCCATCGAGGTAACCCTTTCACCCTGGCCTAAATGCAAATCCTCACATAGCACTTGCACAAAATGATGAAGGTTGGAGGCATAAGGTTTTTGGAGAGAGAGAGGGTTGTTTAcaaattttagttaaaatattttcttattctgtttctacaattaattttattctcttCATTTCTTTTGTAGAAAATGAAAGTGTGATGTAAATAGAGATGatgaacaaagaaaataatttggtttttttttcttcctatataCCTATAAATAAAGacacaattttttatgttttgtacCTCTGGACTTATTTGATATTTACTTTGTGTTACTCAAGTATACTTTACCCATGTTCAACCCCTAAACTCATTCCAACCTCAACCATAGAGTGGAGAATAAGAACCATATAAGGACTGGGAGAAAGTtcaaaagttatatatatatatatatatatatatatatatatatatatatatatgttctgAAATACATTTTAATGAAGTAATTAtgtaaaaaactttattttaggccTTTGAGatgcaaattattttttgaatggcaaaGGGCTAAAGAGATTAATTGTGCATTTGGAATCAAAATGAAAGGTTTCAGATAACAAGTTGATGTTATAATTTTCTtatgtttcatatatttctattttattgtGTGCATATTTGATACTATGAAGTGTGTTAAATGTGAGATATGTCAATTATCTTATGTTTACAActatttcaattaataaataacaattatagtGTGTTCTAATCCTCTTATTCACTTACtgtctatttatatctctttatTCATAGAATAGCTACTATTCAAAAGtagcattttcttttctaacCTATCATTTTTGTGTAGATATATgcgttagcgcagtagaaaaagCGGACAGACGGGCACGGAAGTGCCGGTCTGAACGCTAgtatataataacaacaatacTTAAAGTTTGTATTGATCATGAATACTTAGCTCTTTAAGTCTTTGCTATAGTTCTTTAACAAATACTGATATATGTAAATTTTAAATCACAAGTATTTGTATAACACAAGGAAAATAGAGCTTGGTTCTTAGAGTCATAGAtaaattttctaatttaatttgaatacagctcacaaaaataaacatttaattaaGACATGTACAATTATTGCAATAgacaattataattttgtattaaCATTCTAGTTTTCCATATCTTTTAGAAGCAGGCAAACACTCcgagtttcttaaaaaaactaaaatgtaagAGAAATAGAAATGATGTTTGAGAACAATTACaagtaaaaaaacattataacatGAATATAAATGATAGATTATGTAATATTCTAAAGACTTTTTGTGCACTCTCTTGACTCTTTCActaaatacaaaatcaattggGATTAAGTCTTACTTGCAACCCTGGTCTAACACACTTACAATTACTTCTGAGACACTTCACGACCAAATAGGATGGACACATATTTTTTGGACAATCAGAATCTCTAAAACATCTTCTATTACCACCcgctttaataaaaaaaaaagagaataaaataatgaaattaaaatgagaTGAAATTATTTTGTTAGAAGTAACGAAGgaaatttaaaaagataaaaaaaataaaaaacttacaatcaatattttgtgaaacaatAAATGAGGAGAGAAATATAATCATAACACAAACAAACTTGAGAATTTCAGTCATATTTTCTCACTTTATATGTAACAAATAGTTTAATCACTTTATGATTTTTAAAGCTGATTGTCTACTtacataatttatataattttaaatggcCCATGTGTAGTTGTAAAAAAACCTTTTATAAAATTAGAATCATTATTAAATGTATATCAATGTGTTGTGTGTCCCTTCAACACATTTAGTAAaaagaaagattaaaaaaattaccaatcataaaagtacattttatttttattaaatttcaaaaattgtatAAGCTTTGATGGCTAAAAGAGGGAAAATCACAAAAGATAAATGATAACCACAAAATTAATGTTGGTTATTATCTTTGAATTATCCCCTTAATATAATGATGTGTTGGGAGATTGCATGACCTAAATCATCAAATATGTGtctatttatgattttagaaattaatttaattttaattgttatttaatcattttgaaCTATTGATGTGTGTTATG
It encodes:
- the LOC11409031 gene encoding subtilisin inhibitor CLSI-I — encoded protein: MAESFKFICVIIIFLCSFIAAKNIDGRNNPTRRNWSELVGVTAEEAERKIKEEMNGVEIRVVPPGYFVTADYNTQRVRLYVDQSNKLIKTPTIG